In the genome of Mytilus edulis chromosome 3, xbMytEdul2.2, whole genome shotgun sequence, one region contains:
- the LOC139516557 gene encoding complement C1q-like protein 3 has translation MNTMFRTTVTVFLFLMMMVKVESACDTELQNGLFQDLLNMMMKLKGSNQELSTCKCQKKVPAIAFTASLTATKSIGPLETIKFNKVWTNAGTGYDPNSGIFTAAKKGYYQITATIMSQSGKWFHASIWKNDEKNVGLYAGQGHKTGSASIVLNLKKGDRVYVKHHNYTQVIYSDSNQYTMFSGFLISE, from the exons ATGAACACAATGTTTAGGACAACTGTGACAGTTTTCTTGTTTTTGATGATGATGGTTAAAGTGGAGTCGGCATGTGATACTGAACTTC aGAATGGCCTCTTTCAAGATCTTCTTAACATGATGATGAAACTTAAAGGTTCCAATCAAG AACTGTCTACATGTAAATGCCAGAAGAAAGTACCAGCAATTGCTTTCACAGCTTCTCTGACGGCTACTAAATCCATTGGACCTCTAGAAACAATTAAATTCAACAAAGTTTGGACAAATGCTGGTACAGGATATGACCCAAATTCTGGAATTTTTACTGCAGCAAAGAAAGGGTACTATCAAATAACTGCAACAATAATGTCTCAGAGTGGGAAATGGTTTCATGCATCTATAtggaaaaatgatgaaaaaaatgtaGGGTTATACGCTGGACAAGGTCATAAAACAGGTTCTGCTAGCATTGTTCTCAATTTAAAGAAAGGAGACCGTGTATATGTTAAACATCATAACTACACACAAGTAATCTACAGTGATAGCAATCAATATACCATGTTTTCTGGCTTCCTTATCtctgaataa